The sequence GTCTAAAGCTTACAATCCCTCTGCCGCCATCCCCTGCCTTTACATGGATTCTGGCATAGTCGATAAACATTTACGGATAAACGCTGACAAACTTTTTACCAAGCTTTTCTTCGAATTTCACTGTACCTGCAACTAAAGCAAAAAGTGTATCGTCCTTACCTTTGCCTGTATTTTTACCAGGGTGCCACTTGGTTCCCCTCTGGCGAACCAGTATTTCACCAGCTTTTACCATCTGCCCATCAGCTCTTTTTACGCCTAAGCGTTTACCTATACTATCCCTTCCGTTTTTGGTGCTTCCAAGACCTTTCTTGTGAGCCATTTATATTCCCCCTATGA comes from Hippea maritima DSM 10411 and encodes:
- the rpmA gene encoding 50S ribosomal protein L27, giving the protein MAHKKGLGSTKNGRDSIGKRLGVKRADGQMVKAGEILVRQRGTKWHPGKNTGKGKDDTLFALVAGTVKFEEKLGKKFVSVYP